One window from the genome of Plasmodium relictum strain SGS1 genome assembly, chromosome: 12 encodes:
- a CDS encoding proteasome subunit beta type-7, putative: MKLEYINVLKEENGGYNFENLNRNEILKEKGIAFPRFRKTGTTICGLVCQNAVILGADTRATEGPIVADKNCSKLHYISKNIYCAGAGVAGDLEHTTLWLQHNVELHRLNTNSQPRVAMCVSRLTQELFKYQGYKVCAIVLGGVDVTGPQLYGIHPHGSSCLLPFTALGSGSLNAMAVLEAKYRDNMTIEEGKELVCEAICAGIFNDLGSGGNVDICVITKDGSHHIRPYKQPNVRLYHLPRPTVYPKGTTPVLCEKIENIKKYITVEDA; encoded by the coding sequence atgaaactagaatatataaacgtcctaaaagaagaaaatggaggatataattttgaaaacttaaatagaaatgaaattttaaagGAAAAAGGAATAGCATTTCCTCGATTTAGAAAAACAGGAACAACCATATGTGGATTAGTTTGCCAAAATGCAGTTATTTTGGGAGCTGATACAAGAGCAACAGAAGGACCAATCGTTGCCGATAAAAATTGCAGTAAATTACattatataagtaaaaatatatattgtgCTGGAGCAGGAGTAGCAGGAGATTTAGAACATACTACTTTATGGTTGCAGCATAATGTGGAACTACATCGATTAAATACCAATTCTCAACCAAGGGTAGCTATGTGTGTATCAAGATTAACTCAAGAGTTATTTAAATATCAGGGATATAAAGTGTGTGCAATAGTGTTAGGAGGGGTAGATGTTACTGGGCCTCAGTTGTATGGTATACATCCTCATGGTTCTTCTTGCTTATTACCTTTTACTGCTTTGGGATCAGGATCTTTAAATGCTATGGCCGTGTTAGAAGCAAAATATAGGGACAATATGACAATAGAGGAAGGAAAAGAACTTGTCTGTGAAGCTATATGTGCAGgtatttttaatgatttaGGTTCCGGTGGGAATGTGGATATTTGTGTTATAACAAAAGATGGTTCTCATCATATAAGACCTTATAAACAACCAAATGTCCGATTGTATCATTTGCCTCGTCCAACCGTTTATCCAAAAGGAACTACACCTGTTTTATgtgaaaaaattgaaaatataaagaaatatatcaCTGTAGAAGAcgcataa